The genomic stretch TTTAAAGTGAGCACAAGAAGCCCCATATATGAAGAATGCAACGTTCTACCTTCTGGACAACGACACTCATCAGGATGGCCTGAGCGCCGTCGAACAGCTGGTGTGTGAAATTGCCGCAGAACGTTGGCGCGCAGGTAAACGCGTTCTGATTGCCTGTGAAGATGAACAGCAGGCGATTCGCCTGGATGAAGCGCTGTGGGCGCGCCCGCCCGAGAGTTTTGTGCCGCATAATCTGTCGGGCGAAGGCCCGCGCGGCGGTGCACCGGTTGAAATTGCCTGGCCGCAAAAGCGCAACAGCAGCGCGCGCGATATTCTGATTAGCCTGCGGATAGATTTTGCAGATTTTGCCACCGCTTTCACAGAAGTGGTAGACTTTGTCCCTTACGAAGAATCTTTGAAACAACTGGCGCGCGAACGCTATAAAGCGTACCGCCTGGCTGGTTTTAACCTGAATACGGCAACCTGGAAATAATGGAAAAGACATATAACCCACGCGATATCGAACAGCCGCTTTACGAGCACTGGGAACAGCAGGGCTATTTCAAGCCTAACGGCGACGAAAGCAAAGAGTCCTTCTGCATCATGATCCCGCCGCCGAACGTCACCGGCAGTTTGCATATGGGTCATGCTTTCCAGCAGACCATCATGGACACCATGATCCGCTACCAGCGCATGCAGGGTAAAAACACCCTGTGGCAGGCGGGGACTGATCACGCGGGTATCGCGACCCAGATGGTGGTTGAGCGTAAAATTGCCGCTGAAGAAGGAAAAACCCGCCACGACTACGGTCGCGACGCGTTCATCGACAAAATCTGGCAGTGGAAGGCGGAATCCGGCGGCACCATTACTCGTCAGATGCGCCGTCTCGGCAACTCCGTGGATTGGGAGCGTGAGCGCTTCACCATGGATGAAGGCCTGTCCAACGCCGTTAAAGAAGTCTTCGTCCGCCTGTACAAAGAAGACCTGATTTACCGCGGCAAACGCCTGGTAAACTGGGATCCGAAACTGCGCACCGCCATCTCTGACCTGGAAGTGGAAAACCGCGAGTCTAAAGGCTCCATGTGGCACATCCGCTATCCGCTGGCCGACGGCGCAAAAACCGCCGACGGTAAAGATTACCTGGTGGTCGCGACCACCCGTCCGGAAACCCTGCTGGGCGATACCGGCGTGGCCGTTAACCCGGAAGATCCGCGTTATAAAGACCTGATCGGCAAATTTGTGGTGCTGCCGCTGGTAAACCGCCGTATTCCGATTGTGGGCGACGAACACGCCGACATGGGAAAAGGCACCGGCTGCGTGAAAATCACCCCGGCGCACGACTTCAACGACTATGAAGTGGGCCGTCGTCACGCCCTGCCGATGATCAATATTCTGACCTTCGACGGCGATATCCGCGAAAGCGCAGAAGTGTACGACACCAAAGGCAACGAGTCCGACGTTTATTCCAGCGAGATCCCGGCTGCGTTCCAGAAGCTGGAGCGTTTTGCCGCGCGTAAAGCCATCGTGGCTGCCGTTGACGCACTCGGCCTGCTGGAAGAGATCAAACCTCACGATCTGACCGTGCCGTACGGCGACCGTGGCGGCGTGGTTATCGAGCCAATGCTGACCGACCAGTGGTACGTGCGTGCCGACGTGCTGGCGAAACCGGCTGTGGAAGCGGTTGAAAACGGCAGTATTCAGTTCGTGCCGAAGCAGTACGAAAACATGTACTTCTCCTGGATGCGCGACATTCAGGACTGGTGTATCTCCCGTCAGCTGTGGTGGGGTCACCGTATTCCGGCGTGGTACGACAACGAAGGCAACGTTTACGTTGGCCGTAGCGAAGACGAAGTGCGTCAGGAAAACAAACTGAGCGCGGACGTTGCGCTGCGTCAGGACGAAGACGTGCTGGACACCTGGTTCTCCTCCGCGCTGTGGACCTTCTCCACCCTCGGCTGGCCAGAAAATACCGACGCGCTGCGTCAGTTCCACCCAACCAGCGTGATGGTGTCCGGCTTCGATATTATCTTCTTCTGGATTGCCCGCATGATCATGATGACCATGCACTTCATCAAAGACGAAGACGGCAAGCCACAGGTTCCGTTCCATACCGTCTACATGACCGGTCTGATCCGCGACGACGAAGGACAGAAGATGTCCAAGTCCAAGGGGAACGTGATTGACCCGCTGGATATGGTTGACGGTATCTCTCTGGAAGATCTGCTGGAAAAACGTACCGGCAACATGATGCAGCCGCAGCTGGCTGAGAAAATCCGCAAGCGCACCGAGAAGCAGTTCCCGAACGGGATCGAGTCTCACGGTACCGACGCCCTGCGCTTCACCCTGGCGGCACTGGCCTCAACTGGCCGTGACATCAACTGGGACATGAAGCGTCTGGAAGGTTACCGTAACTTCTGTAACAAGCTGTGGAACGCCAGCCGCTTCGTGCTGATGAACACCGAAGATCAGGACTGTGGCTTCAACGGCGGCGAGATGACGCTGTCTCTGGCAGACCGCTGGATCCTGGCAGAATTCAACCAGACGGTGAAAGCGTTCCGCGAGGCGCTGGACAGCTACCGCTTCGATATCGCGGCGGGCATCCTGTATGAATTCACCTGGAACCAGTTCTGCGACTGGTATCTGGAACTGGCGAAGCCGGTGATGAACGGCGGCACCGAGGCGGAACTGCGCGGCACGCGCAACACGCTGATTACCGTTCTGGAAGGTCTGCTGCGCCTGGCGCATCCGGTCATTCCATTCATCACCGAAACCATCTGGCAGCGCGTGAAGGTGATTGCGGGCATCAACGCCGATACCATCATGCTGCAGCCGTTCCCGGAATTCGATGCGGCCAAGGTTGATGAAGCGGCGTCCGCGGATACCGAGTGGCTGAAACAGGCGATCGTTGCGGTACGTAACATCCGTGCTGAAATGAACATTGCCCCTGGCAAACCGCTGGAGCTGCTGCTGCGTGGCTGTAGCGAGGCTGCCGTTCGTCGCGTCACCGAGAACAACACTTTCCTGAAAACCATGGCGCGTCTGGAAAGCATCACCGTGCTGCCTGCGGATGATAAAGGTCCGGTTTCCGTGACCAAAATCATCGACGGCGCCGAGCTGCTGATCCCGATGGCGGGCCTGATCGACAAAGACGCCGAGCTGGCTCGTCTGGCTAAAGAAGTGGCGAAAGTCGACGTGGAAATTGGCAAAATCGAAAGCAAGCTGGCGAACGAAGGCTT from Enterobacter dykesii encodes the following:
- a CDS encoding valine--tRNA ligase; amino-acid sequence: MEKTYNPRDIEQPLYEHWEQQGYFKPNGDESKESFCIMIPPPNVTGSLHMGHAFQQTIMDTMIRYQRMQGKNTLWQAGTDHAGIATQMVVERKIAAEEGKTRHDYGRDAFIDKIWQWKAESGGTITRQMRRLGNSVDWERERFTMDEGLSNAVKEVFVRLYKEDLIYRGKRLVNWDPKLRTAISDLEVENRESKGSMWHIRYPLADGAKTADGKDYLVVATTRPETLLGDTGVAVNPEDPRYKDLIGKFVVLPLVNRRIPIVGDEHADMGKGTGCVKITPAHDFNDYEVGRRHALPMINILTFDGDIRESAEVYDTKGNESDVYSSEIPAAFQKLERFAARKAIVAAVDALGLLEEIKPHDLTVPYGDRGGVVIEPMLTDQWYVRADVLAKPAVEAVENGSIQFVPKQYENMYFSWMRDIQDWCISRQLWWGHRIPAWYDNEGNVYVGRSEDEVRQENKLSADVALRQDEDVLDTWFSSALWTFSTLGWPENTDALRQFHPTSVMVSGFDIIFFWIARMIMMTMHFIKDEDGKPQVPFHTVYMTGLIRDDEGQKMSKSKGNVIDPLDMVDGISLEDLLEKRTGNMMQPQLAEKIRKRTEKQFPNGIESHGTDALRFTLAALASTGRDINWDMKRLEGYRNFCNKLWNASRFVLMNTEDQDCGFNGGEMTLSLADRWILAEFNQTVKAFREALDSYRFDIAAGILYEFTWNQFCDWYLELAKPVMNGGTEAELRGTRNTLITVLEGLLRLAHPVIPFITETIWQRVKVIAGINADTIMLQPFPEFDAAKVDEAASADTEWLKQAIVAVRNIRAEMNIAPGKPLELLLRGCSEAAVRRVTENNTFLKTMARLESITVLPADDKGPVSVTKIIDGAELLIPMAGLIDKDAELARLAKEVAKVDVEIGKIESKLANEGFVARAPEAVIAKERERLVAFADAKTKLIEQQAVIAAL
- the holC gene encoding DNA polymerase III subunit chi yields the protein MKNATFYLLDNDTHQDGLSAVEQLVCEIAAERWRAGKRVLIACEDEQQAIRLDEALWARPPESFVPHNLSGEGPRGGAPVEIAWPQKRNSSARDILISLRIDFADFATAFTEVVDFVPYEESLKQLARERYKAYRLAGFNLNTATWK